A region of the Mus musculus strain C57BL/6J chromosome X, GRCm38.p6 C57BL/6J genome:
AAGCAATCCTTCGccatgagggaccagccacagacagtatagtgtagaatagagtttattcagggcatggggaggggagttgagaggggagagagagagagagagagagagagagagagagagagagagagagagagagagagagagaggagtagaggctggccatgagcacgtggagagagaaggtggaggggaatgaggagagagagaatatggagtaagagagagaggaggggcaagtagccccttttatagctcagtcaggcacacctggctattgccaaGTAACtatggggcagagcttagactaaatgccaacagcTGTTGTACTCCTGAACTCACATGCACAAAACAACTTATCAACCCATCATGGATGGGGGAAGAGCACATTAGGCCCCATCCTCCCTTGGGAACTATAGGCAGTTAATGGTTGGTAGGTGTTACATTCCTCAGTGATGTGGCTGCCATAAACTGCCCTTGCTCAAGTAAGCAGCTCATATAAACAACCCTAGTTAAACACAGTATGGTGATGAAGGTACCTAAAGAGCTTAGCCACACTGAGAGTTTGTGGTCTGAAAAAATCTTTTTCCTATAGCTTTAtggatttatttaattatttatttattatatgtaagtactgtcttcagacacaccagaagaggtcatcagatctcattacagatggttgtgagccaccatgtggttgctgggatttgaactcaggaccttcagaagagcagtcagtgcttttaactgctgagccatctctccagcactatgGATATTTTTCTATTGCATTCTCTACGTATATTAGTCAAGGTTTTATTGCttcaatgaaacaccataaccaaaaagcaagttggggaggaaaaggttttatttggcttacactttcacatcactgttcatcattgaaggacaagaactcaaacacggcaggaacctggatgggtactgcttactggcttgctccctgtggcaTGCTCAACCTGCTTTGttacagcacccaggaccaccagcccagggataacaCCACCcaaatgggctaggccctcctctattaatcactaattgagaaaatgccctatagctgGATTTTATAGAAGCATTTCctcggggctggcaagatggttcagtggttaaaagcattgactactcttccaaatgggtcctgagttcaaatcccaggaaccacatggtggctcacaaccatctataatgaaatctgactccctcttctggagtgtctgaaaacagctacagataataatagataaataaatctttttttaaaaaaaagcatttcctcaactgagactccttcctctctgactactccagcttgtctcaagttgacacacaaaaccagccactgcacagttattcactttacatataATTAGATaaaatttgttttcatattttattcatttgttcatgtttacatgtatatgtgttcatgcatAGCATGGCACTTGTGGTGCCGTCAGAGGCAACTAGTGGCTAACTCTATCTTTTTACTATGTAGGATCTTcaagaactcaggtcttcagcttTTGTAGCAGACACTATTACCCATTAAGTCATCTTGTgtaaatgaaacttttttttttgggggggggggttcgagacaaggtctctctgtgtacccctggctgtcctgaacgcctgcctctgcctcccaagtgctgggattaaaggtgtgcgccaccactgcccggcagtaaatgtaacttttatttgcctgatgtaattgttgtctccaTGGTTTACTGCTTTCATCTGCTAAAGTAGACCTAGCCCTGGAAGCCTCCAGCCTCTATCAGTAAGGTTCACATTGTGGAAGCACAttatgagttttatttattttgttttgtgtatataaACATTTTGCCTGAATTTATGTTCGTGCATCACATGCGTGCATGGTGCCTGAGGATGTCGGGAAAGGGTATAGGATACTCTAGAACTGAATTCATAGCGGTTGAATACCGAGGAATAACCTAATCAATCTTCCACAGCGGCTATACCACTgagaactacatttcccaggatGCCGTATGGCACGTTCCTATGACGTTTCAAAGAGTTTCTGCGCCCTGATTCCTGTTTCCCACGGCTACAAGGCACTTGTCTTTGAGGCGTTGCATGCTGGGATTGATTCTTACGTTTCCCGGCCAGCCCCTCACGGCTCGAGCTAAACTTCCCAGCAAGCGGAGCGCTCGCCTGTGACTCGAGCGAAGATGGCGGGCCGTGAGAGTCCGCCGCCGTCTGCCCCGTCAATGGCTCCAATTTCTTTCGGGTTCACTCGCACGTCTGTCCGGAGGCGACTGGCAGACCTCGGAGATAGCGAAAGACAGGCCCCAGAGGAGAAAGATTTCTTGGCGACCGTGGAAGGGAGGAAGCTGCAGAGGTGAAACGCCGGGTCTTTCGCGTTTTGGAAATCTGTGAAATGGGCTTAAGCAGGAGGGCAGAGTAAGAGTTGTTTGTCCTGGTGACAGTGGCCTGGAAAGCCTGAAACACTGCCTCGGGAAATTTATGGAGGTAACCAGGAGTGGCGGCAAACGCCTATAAGTCAGGACCTGGGAGGCTGgcgcaggaggatcaggaattgaacgctagcctgggcaactaaaaaacaaacaggaagaacATAAGAATGTAAGGGCAAGAAGAGGGAGGTTTGTTAGGTGGGTGAAATGGGGCCTGAGAACCAGAGGTATAGATTCCTCAGAAAAAATGTCGTTGGGACTTGAGTATGTGTGCCTtttgagaaagggaaaggagggaaaaatGACAGgattcttcctgtctcagctgaAATTGTGGGAGCTTCTCCGATTTGGAGAACTAGGCAAATTCAAGTCTGGGGAGGCCATCAGCAGTATAATTAAGTAAGAAACAAAGGTCCGAAAGGCCTAAGTGGGGGACTTGTAAAAGGCAGCTTGCCGGCCCGGAACCGGGAAGAATCTGGACTAAAGATGGTGATTTTTAGGCCATTGTGGTTGAAGGCCTAAGGCTGATTCCCACAAGACATACTTAAAGAGATCCATggttgtaattccagcactaggggaTTGCACCAGGCTGACTGAGAGTTtataagaccagcctgagctaaatCGTgagatgtctcaaaaaaaaaaaaaaaaaaaaaaaaacgagtggACCTGTGAATAGTAACCTGTGAACATGGTCCATAGGACTGGGcattgatctttctttctttctttctggccattgaaattgattttctttgtttcctaaCCTCCTTTCTATCTTGATatttatactttctttctttggagggggcgtcaagacagggttcctctgcatcctggctgtcctggaactcaccctgtagatcgggcaggccttgaactcagagatcctcctgcttctgcctcctgagtgctgctggaattaaagtcatgcGTCACCACTGCCGGCCTGATATTTCTGCTTTGTGACATGTCTACTTTCCCAACCTTTTTTCTCTCCCGACATAAGTGTGAACCCTCCAGAAGCCCCCAAGGAGCTGGTTATCCCGTTGATCCAGAATGGCTCTCGCAGGCAACCTCTGTCCAAGAACCCTAAGCCATCCTCAGAAACTAGCACCGTGTTGATGTCAGACGGTGTGTTGTCCCAGGCTGTGAAGGAACTCATTGAGGGTGAGTGGACCCTGTCTCTTTGCTCTGCCCCAGTGCAGATAGAAGGGGAAGATGTTGGAAGGATAGGCTGTGGCCTCATTGATCCCtcccattcttccttagaatccAAGAAGTctctggaggagagggagaatgcAGGTGTTGACCCCACGCTCACTATCCCCATGATCCAGAAAGGATGTACTCCCATTGAGGAAGGATCAGACAGCGAACCTCAGGCTGAGACAGTGAGCGGCCCCTCTACCTCCCTCCTACACTGTTCCCTCTGCCCTGGCTGCCTAGCCTCCTTGCACATAGCCGGaaaagtgtgtgtgcgtgtcccTAAGCCCTGCCAATTagcctttcctccttccattcttattagaaaaattaacaaaatagataGGGCATTTTAAAAACGTACTTGAATTCTGGGATGATGTGAATGAGGTGGACAACAAAGTAGACAGGACGTACAGGTGCCATGAGGCTGTGCATTGTTTGGAGCCGCATTGGCctgtttcctctttccttctttctttggtcTGATTTCAGACTGCATGTTTGAGGAGCACTGAGAAAGCCTACTACTGGATTGCAGTGAATGATGAGGGGTTGGGCAGTGGATGAAGGCAGAGGGGGGCAGGACAGAAAGGGCATTCTGAGCTCCAGAGGGCTCCTGTCTTTTACTGTGAGTGAAGTGAGAGCTAAGGGGATGTCTTGAGCAGACAAGGGTTATAACAGGGTCCCCATTGTCTGTCCTGACCAAAAATGACTAGGAAGTGAaggtagggaaggaagaaaggaacctAATGCAGGATAGAGGtcacaaggacacacacattcataggAGTGGCTGGAGTGAGGGCTGGAAGGACAGTTAGGGTTTAGTGAGAGAAGAATGATCAGAGTGGGcactttttagttttttgagacagggtttctctgtatagccatggctgtcctggaactcactttgtagaccaggctggcctcgaactcagaaatcgcctgcctctgcctcccgagtgctgggattaaaggcgtgctctaccacgcccagctcagaGTGGGCACTCTTAATGGCAGCAACAGCCCAAGAAAGCAACACTTATGGGTCAATCTGAGCCAACTTGCAGTGTGCTGTATCATtggaaaggaatgaagaaatgacagCAAAAGAGATGGAAAGTGTGTTTGTGGAAGTCAAGTTTTGAGTTCAGCTTCTTagctttttagcttttttttttccttttgacacagggtttctctgtataacagagaTCCTCTGGCCATCCTGAATtcacttatgtagaccaggctgacctcaaactcacagagatccacctccctctaccttctgagtgctaggattaaagatatgtgtcaTCACGCCTGGCTAGTATTTTAGCTTTTATTCAGACAATTTTTGTGATACATCCTCTCTTTCAGCTGAGCTGGTCTTAGCCTTCTCGTGtgctttactttcttctttttgagacagtctcatgttgtctaagctggccttgaattcactctgttgataaaaatgaccttgaacttcatgCTTACAACTATAATCAGGCTTTGGTCTGCCCTacttttttggaaacagggtcttgctgtatTCCTGACTGTTCTGAATGtctatgtagattaggctggcctcaaactcagagatctgcctgcctctgcctcccaagtgctggaactaaaggtgtgcaaACTACGTCCCACTTTGCCttccttaagaaaacaaaactttttttttctttttacttttcatgCTTTGATTGGAATTCAGGACCTTCCCTGTGCTAAAATGCCTGTTATTgagctatacttttttttttggtttttcgagacagggtttctctgtatagccctggttgtcctggaatgaGCTGTGCTTCTTGCCCATACTTCATTCTATCCTGTTCTGGCCTTGACCTCATCTCTCTAATTTCCCCATCTCCAAGCCTCCATACCATCTACATCTCAGATGACCACAATTCTAGCCATCCGTCCTCTCAGCTTAAAATCCTTGGAGCCAATCCTTGACTTccctttttatttcatattctaCACGTAGCCTATCAGCCCAACCTCATCATCTCCACTTCAGTAGATCCAGAAGCCAATAGCTTCTTAGTCATCCACATTACTAGCATCCTGGGCAGAGGCAGCATCTGGACTAAGTTTCTCATGGGTCTTTCTTGGGGCTCCCATGTGACTCTTGGTCCCATGACGTTTCCAGTTCTCCTCATTAATTCCTTACCATCTCTGCTTCCACCTTTCCTGTTGATTTCCATGGTTCTTAACCATACATACAAAGTCTAACCTTACTGCAGGCtcttttttttgcttgttttgtattttgagacagggcttcactgtgtagctcaggctggccttgagctcacagagataaGCTGCTCCCACCTCCCAAGTATGCCCTTTATTTTTACAACCGAGTCTGTTTGGAGCAGTCTTCTCACATCCTCATCTGTTCTGCTATCTTTTATCATTTATCTGATTAAATGTCAGGTCGTGGCTCCCATCTCCCTTTGAATTCCCTTAGCCAGGTATTTTTtgagtttgggtttggttttgagattgggggtggggggagtcccaGCATGTTGCCCAAGCTGGTTTCAAATTCTTGGGTTTAAGCTAGATTCCTCCCTTACCTCATACATAGCAGGGCCTACTGGACAGtgccactttatttttaaatgtgtcacCACTTGATGTATCGTGTTTTCAGAACTCGATTTGTTGTATGTCTTGACAACTAGATCATAAGGCCCAACAgactttttccattttattagttCCTTATCCTCAGCACCTAAATAAAAGGTCCTGTAAATCTTTTGAAAGCATGTGGATATTTGttgaagctgggtatggtggtccATGTATtacatcccagcacttaggagacaggggcaggctgatctctgagtttaaagcctgcctggtctggtcaacagagagagttccaggacagccagagctgcatagtgagagcctgtctcaagcaGACAGACTGGGAAGAAGGGGCAGTAGAGCAATAGCTcagagttaagaacacttgctccatacctccagttccagggcatcaaatgctcacttctgacctccactgaaACCAAGCACAACACACATCATgggcatacatatatgtaagcaaACCATTCAGACACATAGCATAAAATAATCCTAAAAAACGTTTTGTTGTTACTGAAAGACTCGGGGGTGGAGGAGCAGAGTGAGGAGTGATAAGAAATGAAAACTGTCCTTCAAGCTATCTGTTCAGGGGCCAGGGCTAGAGAAAGTCAGCCCGTGAGTGGCAGGCAGCAAGTGCATGGCAGAGGGCCCATCCCAAGCAAAACCTGACTCTCTTCTCCTGCCTGACCAATAGGTGCCGGAGGAAGCCGACTATGAGGCAGTCCCTGTGGAGGCCTATGGGCTGGCCATGTTGCGGGGCATGGGATGGAAACCTGGCAAGGGCATCGGCAATACCTTCAGTCAGTGAGTTTGGTGGGGGGAATGGGGGGGACAATGGGTATAAATAAGACCCCTGTAGTTACATTTAATCTAGAACTATCTAGGTGCTGAGGGAGGACATTATCACTAGTTACCCACTACTGTTTCAAACTGTGGTTTCCACAGCGTTGTTATTCCAAAAGAACACTAAGGTCCTCTTTGTGGATCAATTTCCTCATCTGAAAAATGCAGGCGGTACTAACTTCACAGGTTTGTTGCAAGAGTAGGATTTAGTCCCTAATAAACTAGCAGAAACTaaacatttttttacatttatttatttagtatatgtaaatacactgtagctgtcttcaaacaccctagaagagggcatcagatctcattacagatggttgggagccaccatgtggttgctgggatttgaactcaggacctttggaagagcagtcagtgctcttacccactgagccatctctccagcccccaaactaagcatcttttctcttattttatagACTTATAGTCCTTTTGTTGGGCTGGTGTGTAGCTTACCTACCATGTAAAAGGTCTTCCATCTGTAGAACTGAAAGCAAAATCCCTTTGCAGTTGTAAATCCCAAAGAATTTAAGTCATTTGGTAAGCCAGATATGACTGTGATTGATAGTGAACATTCTTTACTGTTCCCCTTGCTCTGTGTACATATTATGATTTCTTCTGTAAATATATTAGTTAGTATATTTGTTTATACAAACCTAACTTGGCACTTGTAGATAGGAGTAATAAGAGTATATGGGACAAGTTAATTTAGTTACACTACATGAAATTGCTATGGGGGCACTAAAAGTGAGGCTCAATGGTAGAATGGCTTATGCATTGAAGCCCTGGATTTGACCCCTAacaccacaaaaaaagaaaagttggcaTTTTTATAACTCACAGAGTCCTTATATGGTATCAGAAAGGGTAATTAAATACAGAtgtgagctggtgagatggctgggCAGGTAAAGGCCCTTGTCTGTAATCCTGATGAACTCAGAACTCACGTGGCTGAAAGAGAacagcccctcccacccccaagcaGTCGTCTGATTTTTACATGTGTGTTGTGGTGTACAAGCATACACAAGTAAATTAACAATTAAAACAAGGATTGCTGAGGTGGGTTGGATATTGGAAGGCTTGCCTTTTGTACTCCTACAAGCCTATTTTTCTCTGCAGGGTAGTGAAGCCCCGAGTCAACTCTATAAGGCCGAAGGGCTTAGGGCTAGGTGCCAACCGGATGGAGGCTCAGGACTTGGCCTCCGTAGGCTCTCACCACCCACCAAGACCAGATGGGGATCGAGAGAATGATAAGGAAGGCCAACCTCAAGGGCTGATGCATGGAAGAGCTGTGGTTGTCCTTTCTGGCCCCTACCGGGGCCTCTATGGCAAGGTAAGAAAACATATTCCTGAAGCCATGTCAGGTAGCTGGAGTGAGTAAGCCTGGTGGTTAGGAAAGGCTGCCAGGTGtcatggtacatgcctgtaatcctaccactgcagacactgaggcagggagatcacAAATTCAAGAGCTTCTTGGCTTCTGTAGGGAATTCAAAGGCAGCCTAGCAATTGtccaaagtaaaataaacattttaaaggagTAGGGATCTAGCTCAGTAAGTAGGAAGAGGCACCAAgcagaaaaaataaaaccatagtgagttcaaagccaccctcagGTATTTAGCAAAACTTGTGCCCAAAAAAACAAGGGGCTGGGAGATAGCTCATGGAAAAGAGCTTCCTACCCAAGCTTGAAGACCCCAAAGCCTGTGTAAAACTCAGCAAAGTGTGGCAGCTGCAAGGCCTTTGAGCCTCAGTCTCAGCCAGAAGGGAGAAAAGACCATATCCCATAACTTCCACAAAACTTCAGTATTGAAGCTGAAGAAACCCTGCTAACCCAGTACCTAAGAAACTCCAACAGAATTGCtgcaagtttaaggctagcctggggtataTGACAAACACTAGTCTGGCCTTGGATCCTGTCTTGAACAAAGTGAaagctggggagatgtctcagtgtgtAAAGTGCCTGACtagcttgcaagcatgaggacatgagtttgggTCCCCAGTACCACGGAAGAGCCAAGCATACACCCATCTAtagcccagagctggggaggagagACTCGAGGTGGATCTATggggctcattggccagccagcagagctgagtcagtgagctccaggttcactgtctcaaaaacaaaaaacggtgGTGGGGGCTGGAgtgttggctcagcagtttagagtatttgctgctctcccagacctggattcaatttccagcaccatgcagctcacaaccgtccagtcccaggagatccaacaccctcttctggactcaacagacaccagacatgcacatgacatggtgtacaaacacatacatgcaagcaaaaacacGCTgctcacacataaataaaaatgtcaaagaagTAAGGTGtttcacttctttaatcccagcactcaacaggcaaaggcaggcagatctctgtaactTTGAAGATAGCCTGCtaatagagtgagttccaggccagcctgggctatctacatctacatagtttcaaaaaaaaaaaaaaggaaaaagcattaGATAACGAATATTTAAGGAAGATACCTGCTGTCAACAtctgtcctccacacacatgtgcacacaccacacaaacagcGGGTATGTGCATGTAGACCACATGTCTTCGTTTTCCATTTTGCTAAGGGAAACACAGGAACAGAGACCTGGTCCCACTTCTCGGGTTTGAGTCATGGTTTGAGAGACCAGACAAAGGAACCATGCCTGCTCCTAATCACCAAAGGTCCCAGTGTATGTTTGGGCATAGTGGTATACACCTTGAATCACAGCACTGAAAGATGCGTGGATTTCTACGTTATTGGCCAACCTCTGCTACCTAGGAGAACTCCTATtcgaaaacaagacaaacaaatgcAAAGGTtacagctgagagagagagacagacagacagacagacagacagacagaccaagccTGGTTGAGGTAATGGCTAGAGATTTTAGGGCTAGCAACAGTAGTCCATTCAcactctgccttctgccttcctccttccttcccaccttaGGTAGAAGGCCTAGATCCTGACAACGTACGGGCCATGGTTCGCTTGGCAGTGGGCAACCGCATTGTGACTGTTAGTGAGTATTGCCTGCGGCCTGTTTCCCAGCAGGAGTTTGATAGCCACACCTCGAAGCCAGGTGAGTCTCTTAGAGCTGGAGACTTAGAGAAGCATGGGGACAGGCAGGCTCTCCGGATGTGTAAGGAGAAAGGGCACTGTGTGACTTGCAGTCAGAGGTCAGGGATGAGAAGCGACAAGAGtagtttatttcctttttgtttgatggtgctgggattagaacccagagccttgacAGTGTCTAGCAATGAGCCCTGCCCTCAGCTTAACTGAGAAGAGTTTGATCTAACACCATGCATCTTCATCCTCTCTTACTGCTCAGAGAATCCAGTTTCTACCCCAAGAGGTCCTCATGTATTTAAAGTGGCAGTCCCCTCTTTCGCTAAATATGACACTAGGGTTAGGGTATGAGCAAGGAGAGGCTAACAGAACAGTGGTGCCTGTGGCTCTTCTTCCACTCTTGTGAACACCAGGCAGTTGACTCTGCTGTCTTTGTTGTGGGCCTGGTGGTTGAGAGGGACTTCTTGAAGGAGGTGGATTGGGAATGGGGCCTTAGCCAGGAGGACAATGACCCTTGGATGGAAATGCCGATGATACAGTAAGGCTTTCTTCTTGCTGTCCCTATACCCCCTTGAACAGGCCATGTGAGCCAAACTTCCACAGAACAACAAAACAGAGCAACTGGAACAGCCTCGTCATTGAAGGCTGCACAGAATCAGGAAGACTCAAAGAGGAGGCAAAAGGGTTCGGAGAAGAAGCGGAAACACTCTCCCGACCGGTAGGAGCTAATCCACTGGACTTGCATGGTATAAGGTGGCTCAAGGAGTCAAGGCAAAGCAGGGCATAGAAGGGACTGGGAACAGCAGTAGGGGCAGGTTTTACAGCATGGCTTTTAAAGATAGGCCAGCTACAACATGAGTATAACAAGCTAAGCTAGCTTCTGGCTTTCTCCACAGACAGGATGGACCTGTGCCCAAGACTGAGAAAGCAGCCCCTAGAAACAAGCACTGGTTGCACAGGGACCTACGTGTGCGGTTCATTGACAAACTACACAAGAGTGGCCGCTATTATAACACCAAGGTATGATTCCCCACCACCGGAGGCCCCTCCTTCACCCAGGACTGTACCCTctaactttctttttgtttggttggttttttttttttgtttgttttttgtttgctttgagacagggtttctctgtgtagccctagctgtcctggaactcactctgtagaccaggctggcctcgaactcagaaatacacctgcccaGCCACCCTTTAACTTTCTAACATCTTACTTCTATTCATCTCTCTAGATGACAATTGAAGATGTCCTGAGCCCAGACACATGTGTGTGTCGGACGGATGAAGGCCGAGTTCTGGAAGGTAAATCGAGCTACTATACCTGGGATGTTCCCATCTTAGAGGATGATAAAGAACGGGTCTATTTGAggagctggagcgatggctcagtggttaagaaagagcactggctgcttttccagaggattcaagttcaattcccagcacccatgtggcagctcataactgtctggaactccagttccagaggatctgtctgccgccctcttctgacatctgtgaacagcaggcacacacatggtgctaCAGGCATAACATGCAAGTAAAATACTCATGCatataaaaaaatctaagccgggcgtggtggcgcacgcctttaatcccagcactctggaggcagagggatttctgagttcaaggccagcctggtctacaaagtgagttccaggacagccagggctacacagagaaaccctgtctcaaaaaccaaaaaaaaaaaaatctaaaaaaacttTTTAGAAGCTAGAAaggggggctgatgagatggctcagcagttaagagcgcccactgctcttccaatggtcctgagttcaaatcccagcaaccacatggtggctcacaaccatctgtaatgaaatctgatgccctcttctggggtgtctgaagccggtagtagtggcgcacaccggtaggatttgctgatggggtgtctgaagacagctacagtgtagtcatataaacaaatctttaaaaagaaaagaaatggagaaagaaagggggatggaaaagtacagaaaagaaaagaaaaaaaaagaatctcggGCCAAGATCTGGGAAGTTAGGCAGGATTCAGGTTGTTTGCAAGACCCAGCATCCTCTTTCAGAGCAGATACTTCCTTAAAAGAGATAGCCTAAACCCTATGTATTTTCCAAGTTAGAGTAGCAGGAAATGACAGTTTGTCCCTATCAAAACTATTGCCTTTACAGGAAGGAGTGTACTGAGCTTGCACTATAGGGTAGGCTGAAAACATGCCCAGTACATAGTTTCTGTAGGAAAATGCTCCTGTATTGTGGTAACTTCTGTAAACTACTCCTTGGTTTTCTCACCTGTGAAATGGGTAGAGTGTGACTCCATCTATCAGCAGGATATAAGAGTAGCtctaataaatattagaaaggcCCTACCAACCAGGCTGGTTCTTGCTGTGGACCTCATTCCCTCTCCCTCATCTGTAGATGTGAGAGAAGATATGCTGGAGACCCTGATTCCCAAGGGAGAAGGCCACCGTGTGATGGTGGTGCTCGGACCACATGCTGGAAAGGTAAGTCCCATGTCTGGAAATAGGAGTCTGAAGATCAGATCACTGTGGATGTTGGCTGACCTTGCTTactctgccccatccttcctcagGTGGGACTTCTTAGGAGTCGGGACAGAGCGCAGAGTCATGCTTTGGTCCAACTTAGGAGAGAGAACCAGGTGGTGGAGCTCCACTATAACGCCATCTGCCAGTACATGGGCCCCGGTGACTCAGATGAAGACTGACACATGGACCACTGCCCGTCGCTCAGATGCCAGGGAGAAGACAGATGTTCTGTCCTCCTTTGAGATGCAAGGATGGGGATGTGACTAGA
Encoded here:
- the Gpkow gene encoding G-patch domain and KOW motifs-containing protein; amino-acid sequence: MAGRESPPPSAPSMAPISFGFTRTSVRRRLADLGDSERQAPEEKDFLATVEGRKLQSVNPPEAPKELVIPLIQNGSRRQPLSKNPKPSSETSTVLMSDGVLSQAVKELIEESKKSLEERENAGVDPTLTIPMIQKGCTPIEEGSDSEPQAETVPEEADYEAVPVEAYGLAMLRGMGWKPGKGIGNTFSQVVKPRVNSIRPKGLGLGANRMEAQDLASVGSHHPPRPDGDRENDKEGQPQGLMHGRAVVVLSGPYRGLYGKVEGLDPDNVRAMVRLAVGNRIVTVSEYCLRPVSQQEFDSHTSKPGHVSQTSTEQQNRATGTASSLKAAQNQEDSKRRQKGSEKKRKHSPDRQDGPVPKTEKAAPRNKHWLHRDLRVRFIDKLHKSGRYYNTKMTIEDVLSPDTCVCRTDEGRVLEDVREDMLETLIPKGEGHRVMVVLGPHAGKVGLLRSRDRAQSHALVQLRRENQVVELHYNAICQYMGPGDSDED